One Bacillus amyloliquefaciens DSM 7 = ATCC 23350 DNA window includes the following coding sequences:
- the melA gene encoding alpha-galactosidase MelA, protein MKKITFIGAGSTIFAKNVLGDCLLTEALNGFEFALYDIDAVRLKESQLMLENMRDRYNTSVSIISYDDRKQALKQAGYVINAIQVGGYKPATVIDFDIPKRYGLRQTIADTVGIGGIFRSLRTIPVLFDIAKDMEEVCPDAWLLNYTNPMASLTGAMLRHTNVKTVGLCHSVQVCTKDLFDSLGMDHEGTEERIAGINHMAWLLEIKKDGIDLYPEIKRRAREKQKTKHNDMVRFELMDKFGCYVTESSEHNAEYHPYFIKSRYPELIDELQIPLDEYPRRCAEQIKNWETIRDGIINNQNLTHERSNEYGSRIIEAMETGRPFMFGGNVLNTGLIPNLPAKAVVEVPCAAVKNQIMPCYSGELPEQLAALNRTNINTQLLTIEAAVTLKKEAVYQAAMLDPHTSAELSMNDIISLCDDLFEAHKDWLPAYH, encoded by the coding sequence TTGAAGAAAATTACGTTTATCGGAGCGGGAAGCACGATATTTGCGAAAAATGTACTGGGAGACTGTTTACTGACTGAAGCTTTAAACGGATTTGAATTCGCGCTTTATGATATTGATGCTGTACGGCTGAAAGAATCCCAGCTCATGCTGGAAAACATGAGAGACCGCTATAATACGAGCGTATCCATCATTTCTTACGATGACCGAAAACAGGCGCTAAAACAGGCCGGCTATGTGATAAACGCCATTCAGGTCGGCGGTTATAAACCCGCGACGGTCATTGACTTTGACATCCCTAAGCGGTACGGCCTGCGCCAGACGATTGCCGATACCGTCGGAATAGGCGGCATTTTCCGTTCCCTTCGCACCATCCCCGTTTTATTTGACATCGCTAAAGACATGGAAGAGGTCTGTCCGGATGCGTGGCTGTTAAACTATACAAATCCGATGGCTTCTCTGACCGGCGCGATGCTCAGACATACAAATGTAAAAACGGTCGGCCTGTGCCACAGCGTACAGGTCTGTACAAAAGATCTGTTTGACTCACTCGGCATGGATCACGAAGGTACGGAAGAACGCATTGCCGGCATCAATCACATGGCTTGGCTCTTAGAGATCAAAAAAGACGGAATTGATTTGTATCCGGAAATTAAAAGACGCGCCCGCGAGAAACAAAAGACGAAACATAATGACATGGTGCGGTTTGAGCTGATGGATAAGTTCGGCTGCTACGTAACGGAATCATCTGAGCACAATGCCGAATATCACCCGTATTTTATAAAAAGCCGGTATCCGGAGCTGATAGATGAACTCCAGATCCCGCTAGATGAATATCCGAGAAGATGCGCAGAACAAATCAAAAACTGGGAAACGATAAGAGACGGCATCATCAACAATCAAAACCTGACGCATGAGCGCTCGAATGAATACGGTTCGAGAATTATAGAAGCGATGGAGACGGGCCGTCCGTTTATGTTCGGCGGCAATGTGCTGAATACGGGACTCATACCGAATCTGCCGGCGAAAGCAGTCGTTGAAGTGCCTTGCGCAGCCGTTAAAAATCAAATTATGCCTTGCTATTCAGGCGAACTTCCGGAACAGCTCGCGGCGCTTAACAGAACAAACATTAATACACAGCTTTTAACCATCGAAGCGGCCGTTACTTTAAAAAAGGAAGCCGTATATCAGGCGGCCATGCTTGATCCGCATACGAGCGCCGAGCTTTCCATGAATGACATCATCTCTTTGTGCGATGATTTATTTGAAGCCCATAAAGACTGGCTTCCGGCGTATCACTGA
- a CDS encoding rhodanese-like domain-containing protein, with protein MKINEISTAALEEKLKAGEELYLIDVREDEEVAEGMIPQAVHIRMGDIPEKMDALDKDKEYVFICRSGKRSMNVCMYLHEQGFRTVNVEGGMLEWEGETKPKK; from the coding sequence TTGAAAATAAATGAAATCAGCACAGCCGCACTGGAAGAGAAATTAAAAGCGGGAGAAGAGCTGTATCTGATTGATGTCAGAGAAGATGAAGAAGTAGCCGAAGGAATGATTCCGCAGGCTGTTCATATCCGCATGGGAGACATCCCTGAGAAGATGGATGCGTTAGACAAGGACAAAGAATATGTATTTATCTGCCGTTCCGGAAAAAGAAGCATGAATGTTTGCATGTATTTACATGAGCAGGGCTTCCGTACGGTTAATGTTGAAGGCGGCATGCTGGAGTGGGAAGGCGAAACAAAGCCGAAGAAATAA
- a CDS encoding GNAT family N-acetyltransferase, which translates to MIRAMKASDIKQVRQVAERSWHHTYEGIIPRHIQDQFLKSAYQDEMMERRLQHSLFFVAEGKEGKVLGFANVTPVQKDGKAELTAIYIDPGFQGNGIGTSLLKECIRQSAGIKELYVHAEKENRTALSFYQAKGFHRVCEFEEDFKGHTLQTVKLVLNI; encoded by the coding sequence ATGATCCGTGCTATGAAAGCAAGTGATATCAAACAGGTCCGGCAAGTCGCAGAACGAAGCTGGCATCATACGTATGAAGGGATTATCCCCAGACACATTCAGGATCAGTTTCTCAAATCCGCCTATCAGGATGAAATGATGGAACGCCGGCTTCAGCATTCTCTGTTCTTTGTTGCAGAAGGAAAAGAGGGAAAAGTACTCGGCTTTGCAAATGTCACTCCGGTTCAAAAAGACGGAAAAGCGGAGCTGACCGCTATTTATATTGATCCGGGTTTTCAGGGAAACGGGATAGGCACGTCACTCCTTAAAGAATGTATCAGACAGTCTGCCGGAATAAAAGAGCTTTATGTCCATGCAGAAAAAGAGAACCGCACCGCCTTGTCCTTTTATCAAGCGAAAGGGTTTCACCGGGTATGTGAATTTGAAGAAGACTTTAAAGGACACACCCTGCAGACGGTCAAACTGGTGCTGAACATATAA